The proteins below come from a single Sorghum bicolor cultivar BTx623 chromosome 4, Sorghum_bicolor_NCBIv3, whole genome shotgun sequence genomic window:
- the LOC8077763 gene encoding protein PAT1 homolog 1, producing the protein MESGNTKFDASQYAFFGNNAVEEIELGGLDDDDGGDAAFIEPKDEENPLYGRDNMLEEGVGSFTDIDDLAGTFSKLTRIVNEPNQPRQSSNADWVQESGPSYWPTQPVLDTDHGLDKKNWWSQQPHSVNFIDSRLQRTSSSPQQDAQYNPVEPIIGAKPSPLHRTSSYPQQEPQCSNTEPIPVPKSSFISYPPSGAASHSSPSQPHHVNMPSPPTAFHLPMSSAQNDLPLPQFRHGGTPPGPPFGRQNHVLNSGSMHGNGPRFMPGLMPHQLQRPNGLMPPQMQPPRQHGMLPIQQSSPQFSQLHAQMIGPHHSPPQSMQMFGPQHPPSQVMSRFDVNFAMPDLSDPRARSMLQHGRLGQRYPHQGYELNNIRMDNGWPRFRSKYMSTEEIENIARMQQAATQINDPYIDDYYHQACLAKKSAGAQLKHHFCPTLIRDPSSRARSKDEPHAYLQVDALGRLPFSSIRRPRPLLDVEQASAPSDSAEKSVSKPLDQEPMLAARITIEDGLCLLLDVDDIDRLLQFSQQQDGGLQLRNRRQGLLEQLAESLQLVDPLAPNKNSPLSPYDDLVFLRIVTLPKGRKLLSRYLELVTSGSELARIACMAVFRHLRSIFGNMPSDISAAETMTRLARAVSTLIVRMELSDLSACLAAIVCSSLQPPLRPLGSPAGDWASVIIKSVLDRATVLLTDQHVASNYSMQNRALWQASFDAFFGLLTQYCMSKFDSVVHTAQLQPAAAAVITREMPVELLRASLPHTNEDQRKQLLSFAQRTVPVGTHSSHGSGSGPMT; encoded by the exons ATGGAATCAG GCAATACCAAATTTGATGCATCACAGTATGCTTTCTTCGGCAACAATGCTGTGGAGGAGATTGAGCTAGGTGGattggatgatgatgatggtggtgatgcTGCATTTATTGAGCCCAAAGATGAAGAAAACCCTCTTTATGGGAGGGATAATATGTTGGAG GAGGGTGTAGGTTCATTTACTGACATTGATGATCTTGCTGGAACTTTCTCGAAG CTGACCAGAATAGTCAATGAAccaaatcaacctagacaaa GTTCTAATGCAGATTGGGTGCAAGAGTCTGGACCTTCATATTGGCCTACACAGCCTGTATTGGACACTGATCATGGGCTGGATAAGAAGAATTGGTGGTCCCAACAACCCCATTCAGTCAACTTCATTGACTCTAGACTGCAGAGAACATCGTCATCCCCACAGCAAGATGCTCAGTACAATCCTGTTGAACCAATTATTGGAGCAAAGCCATCTCCTTTACATAGAACATCATCGTACCCGCAACAAGAGCCCCAATGCAGTAATACTGAACCAATTCCTGTGCCTAAGTCATCATTCATTTCGTACCCCCCATCTGGTGCAGCATCTCATTCTTCACCTAGTCAGCCACATCATGTGAACATGCCATCTCCTCCCACTGCATTCCATTTGCCTATGTCTTCTGCACAAAATGATCTACCCCTACCCCAGTTCCGTCATGGAGGTACCCCTCCAGGACCTCCATTTGGTAGACAGAATCATGTTTTAAATAGTGGATCAATGCATGGGAATGGTCCCAGGTTTATGCCAGGTTTGATGCCTCATCAATTGCAACGTCCCAATGGACTGATGCCACCTCAAATGCAGCCACCTCGTCAACATGGAATGCTGCCAATACAACAGTCCTCACCACAGTTCTCACAACTACATGCACAGATGATTGGTCCCCATCATTCCCCACCACAAAGCATGCAGATGTTTGGTCCTCAGCATCCTCCTTCACAAGTGATGAGTAGATTTGATGTAAACTTTGCTATGCCTGACTTGAGTGATCCAagagcaagatcaatgttgCAACATGGAAGGCTGGGACAGCGATATCCTCACCAAGGTTATGAGCTCAATAATATCAGGATGGATAATGGATGGCCACGGTTCAGATCCAAGTACATGTCTACCGAAGAAATTGAGAACATTGCAAGGATGCAGCAGGCTGCCACACAGATCAATGACCCATATATTGATGATTACTACCATCAAGCTTGTTTAGCAAAAAAATCAGCAGGTGCTCAACTAAAGCACCACTTTTGTCCAACCTTGATTAGAGATCCATCTTCGCGTGCACGCAGTAAGGATGAGCCACATGCGTATCTACAGGTTGATGCTCTTGGGAGGCTTCCATTTTCTTCTATCCGTAGGCCTCGTCCGCTGCTTGATGTTGAACaagcctctgcaccaagtgataGTGCTGAAAAATCTGTTTCAAAGCCTCTTGACCAAGAACCCATGCTTGCTGCTAGGATCACAATTGAAGACGGACTTTGCCTACTGCTTGATGTTGATGATATTGATCGTCTACTGCAATTTAGCCAGCAGCAAGATGGTGGTTTGCAACTGAGAAACAGAAGACAGGGACTCCTCGAGCAGCTTGCAGAATCACTGCAGTTAGTGGATCCCCTTGCACCAAATAAGAATTCACCTCTGTCTCCATATGATGATTTGGTGTTTCTTCGCATAGTCACTCTGCCAAAGGGCCGGAAACTACTTTCCCGTTACCTTGAACTTGTAACATCAGGCAGTGAGCTTGCAAGGATAGCTTGCATGGCAGTCTTCCGGCATCTGAGATCCATATTTGGAAATATGCCTTCTGATATCAGTGCAGCTGAGACAATGACTAGACTTGCAAGAGCTGTATCCACACTTATTGTTCGGATGGAGTTGAGTGATCTCAGTGCTTGCCTTGCTGCTATTGTGTGTTCATCATTGCAACCACCTCTTCGACCCCTTGGATCCCCAGCAGGTGATTGGGCTTCTGTCATCATAAAGTCTGTACTGGACAGAGCAACAGTTTTACTCACTGATCAGCACGTGGCTTCTAACTACAGTATGCAGAATCGAGCTCTATGGCAGGCATCATTTGACGCCTTTTTCGGGCTGCTTACACAGTACTGCATGAGTAAGTTTGATAGTGTGGTTCATACTGCCCAATTGCAACCTGCCGCTGCAGCAGTTATAACCAGGGAAATGCCAGTAGAGCTTCTGCGTGCCAGCCTCCCCCATACCAATGAGGATCAACGCAAGCAATTGCTCAGTTTTGCTCAACGCACTGTGCCTGTTGGCACCCATAGTTCTCACGGGTCTGGTAGTGGACCCATGACATAA